One window of Plasmodium relictum strain SGS1 genome assembly, chromosome: 14 genomic DNA carries:
- a CDS encoding D-ribulose-5-phosphate 3-epimerase, putative has translation MCALKAIIAPSVLASNISKLAEETQRMETLGAEWIHLDVMDMHFVPNLSFGPPVINNLKKYTKKIFFDVHLMVENPEKYVRLLKTSNQITFHFESLNENIEKCIELAKEIRNNNLWCGVSIKPKTDVEKILPLLDTNLINTVLIMTVEPGFGGQSFMHDMMTKVSFLRKKYKNLNIEVDGGLNLETTEIAASHGANIIVAGTSIFNADNPKFVIDTMRQSVQKYLEN, from the coding sequence atgtgTGCTTTAAAAGCCATAATTGCCCCATCTGTACTTGCATCTAACATAAGTAAGCTAGCTGAAGAAACACAACGAATGGAAACTTTGGGGGCAGAATGGATACATTTGGATGTAATGGATATGCATTTTGTTCCTAATTTATCATTTGGTCCACCTGTTAttaataacttaaaaaaatataccaagaaaatattttttgatgTTCATTTAATGGTAGAAAATCCAGAAAAATATGTAAGACTTTTAAAAACATCAAATCAAATAACATTTCACTTTGAATccttaaatgaaaatattgaaaaatgtATAGAATTAGCAAaagaaataagaaataaCAATTTATGGTGTGGAGTATCTATAAAGCCAAAAACAGATGTAGAAAAAATTCTACCTTTACTAGATactaatttaataaatactGTTTTAATTATGACTGTAGAACCTGGTTTTGGCGGACAATCATTTATGCATGATATGATGACCAAAGTTTCATttcttagaaaaaaatataaaaatttaaatattgaaGTTGATGGAGGATTGAATTTAGAAACTACTGAAATCGCTGCATCACATGGTGCCAATATAATCGTTGCAGGAACTAGTATTTTTAATGCGGATAACCCTAAGTTTGTTATTGATACTATGAGACAATCTgtacaaaaatatttagaaaattag
- a CDS encoding pre-mRNA splicing factor, putative yields the protein MDLLKEYEEDNEELGTGYEKKSSEEKFNNNDTTKDTKEIPNNMDKKSNGLKEENNKLTNIYSTNLINCAPDVNIFDLEIKNYKEKFQNIEKKIMFDDPGFHKILSKPQQGPSINEHYNFLKNANKNHFNGSIETTYLNKNVFDFQYNQFNVMGITENPSLRNFYKSNYENFIISKNFDNDIEKKDGLTLKRHNKKRVKDNKYASEKYKSPWECKEEDTKGDMLKDNKKQKNTENNEEIKKDKDKSNITKKNIFIKLESCILEEAIKKNVVKEKNTIYDDKIISTLHINEEKDSYFNTSWFELPSEHKERDFIIEENFPPKKEIHEYKGHKMGVQKIRFFPQNGNFILSASLDHTLKLWGVYKSKNCIRTYKGHFKGVKDVLFDKDGTNFLSCSYDNNVIYWDTEYGKIKGVYSQKKTPYCLCLNHDDPNTFLVGGANNKICHFDFRTGNIELEYNEHLQAINTITLCENNKKLISTSDDKKIFIWEYGLPVVVKYISDASMYSITSVSVHPSNNFFLCQSMNNTITVYEATGKFRLFSRKTFKGHHNIGYSINVSCSNDGKYVISGDSNGSLFIWNWKKMSNFKNIKAHKNVCIDCAWHPFKTSMLATASWDSTIKLWE from the coding sequence atGGATTTATTGAAAGAGTATGAAGAAGATAATGAAGAATTGGGAACGGGATATGAAAAAAAGTCAAGTGAAGAAAAAttcaataataatgatacaACAAAGGATACCAAAGAAATTCCAAATAATATggataaaaaaagtaatgggttaaaagaagaaaataataaattaacaaatatatattccacaaatttaataaattgtgCCCCCgatgtaaatatatttgatttagaaataaaaaattataaagaaaaattccaaaatatagaaaaaaaaattatgtttgATGATCCAGGTTTTCATAAAATACTGAGTAAGCCACAGCAAGGACCAAGCATAAATGAACattataactttttaaaaaatgcaaataaaaatcattttaATGGGAGTATAGAAACAACttatttgaataaaaatgtatttgaTTTTCAGTATAATCAATTTAATGTAATGGGAATAACTGAAAATCCTTCattaagaaatttttataaaagtaattatgaaaattttataatatcaaaaaattttgataatgATATAGAAAAGAAAGATGGGTTAACTTTAAAAAGACATAACAAAAAGAGGgtaaaagataataaatatgcgtcagaaaaatataaaagtccGTGGGAATGTAAGGAGGAAGACACAAAAGGAGATATGTTAAAAGacaataaaaaacaaaaaaatacagaaaataatgaagaaattaaaaaggataaagataaatcaaatataacaaaaaaaaatatatttataaaattagaatCCTGCATATTAGAAGAggcaataaaaaaaaatgtagtaaaagaaaaaaatactatataTGATGACAAAATAATTTCAACCTTGCATATAAATGAAGAGAAGGATAGTTATTTTAATACGTCATGGTTTGAATTACCATCAGAGCATAAAGAAAGAGACTTTATAATTGAAGAAAATTTTCCaccaaaaaaagaaattcacGAATACAAGGGACATAAAATGGGAGTACAAAAAATTAGATTTTTCCCCCAAAAtggaaattttattttgtctGCTTCCTTAGATCATACATTAAAATTATGGGGTGtatataaatcaaaaaattgTATAAGAACATATAAAGGCCATTTTAAAGGAGTTAAAGATGTTCTATTTGACAAAGATGGtacaaattttttaagttGCAGCTATGATAATAATGTAATTTACTGGGATACAGAATAtggaaaaataaaaggagTTTATAGTCAAAAAAAGACACCATATTGTTTATGTTTAAATCATGATGATCCAAATACGTTTTTAGTTGGTGGCgctaataataaaatatgccATTTTGATTTTAGAACTGGAAACATTGAATTAGAATATAATGAACATTTACAAGCAATAAATACAATTACATTatgtgaaaataataaaaaattgatcAGTACTTctgatgataaaaaaatttttatttgggAATATGGCTTACCAGTAGTGGTTAAATATATATCGGATGCTTCCATGTATTCAATAACATCGGTTTCTGTACATCcaagtaataatttttttttatgtcaATCTATGAATAATACGATAACTGTCTACGAGGCAACAGGAAAATTTCGATTATTTTCGAGAAAGACTTTTAAGGGTCATCATAATATTGGTTACTCTATCAATGTTTCATGTAGTAATGATGGAAAATATGTTATTAGTGGAGATAGTAATGGAAGTTTATTTATTTGGAATTGGAAAAAAATgtcaaattttaaaaatatcaaagCACACAAAAATGTGTGTATTGATTGTGCTTGGCATCCTTTTAAAACATCCATGTTGGCTACAGCTAGCTGGGATTCAACAATTAAATTAtgggaataa